In a genomic window of Chroicocephalus ridibundus chromosome 18, bChrRid1.1, whole genome shotgun sequence:
- the LOC134525065 gene encoding olfactory receptor 14A16-like, translated as MSNGSSITHFLLLAFADTRELQLLHFWLFLAIYLAALLGNGLIITAVACDHRLHTPMYFFLLSLALLDLGCISTTLPNAMASSLWNTRTISYLGCVAQLFLFSFLMSAEFYLLTVMAYDRYVAICKPLHYGSLLGSRACVHMAAAAWGTGFLSGLLHTANTFSLPLCQGNSLDQFFCEIPQILKVSCSHSYLREFWLLVVGACLILGCFVFIVVSYVQIFRVVLRIPSQQGRHKAFSTCLPHLVVVSLFISTATFAYLKPPSLFSPSLHLAVSVLYSVVPTAVNPLIYSVRNQELKDSLRKLINGSCTINSNLPPLLCIDPRV; from the coding sequence atgtccaacggcagctccatcacccacttcctcctgctggcattcgcagacacgcgggagctgcagctcttgcacttctggctcttcctggccatctacctggctgccctcctgggcaatggcctcatcatcactgccgtagcctgtgaccaccgcctccacacccccatgtacttcttcctcctcagcctcgccctcctcgacctgggctgcatctccaccactctgcccaatgCCATGGCCAGTTCCCTCTGGAACACCAGGACCATCTCCTACTTGGGATGTGTTgctcagctctttcttttttccttcttgatgtcagcagagttttatcttctgacagtcatggcctacgaccgctatgttgccatctgcaaacccctgcactatgggtccctcctgggcagcagagcttgtgtccacatggcagcagctgcctggggaacTGGTTTTCTCAGTGGTCTTCTTcacactgccaatacattttcactgccACTCTGCCAAGGCAATAGCCtcgaccagttcttctgtgaaatcccccagatcctcaaggtctcctgctcacactcctacctcagggaattTTGGCTTCTTGTGGTTGGTGCATGTTTAAtacttggttgttttgttttcattgtagtgtcctatgtgcagatcttcagagtCGTTCTGAGGATTCCCTcgcagcagggacggcacaaagccttttccacgtgccttccTCATCTGGTCGTTGTCTCCCTGTTTATCAGCACTGccacatttgcctacctgaagcccccctccctcttttccccatccctgcatcttGCTGTGTCCGTTCTCTACTCAGTGGTGCCTACAGCAGTCAATCCCCTCATCTACAGcgtgaggaaccaggagctcaaggattcCCTGAGGAAACTCATCAACGGATCTTGCACCATCAACAGTAAtttgcctcctcttctctgcATAGATCCAAGAGTTTAG